DNA from Asticcacaulis sp. ZE23SCel15:
CGCATCGTCATTAGGCGTATTGACCTTGCAGCCGGTGATGCGCACGCGCTTGCAGCCGTCGATATCCAGCCCGTCGCGGTTGGTGTCGATGGTCAGACCGTCGATCACCATGTCCTCAACACCGGTGGCCAGCAGCGCAAAATGGCCGCCGTTTTTAATCGTAAATCCGCGCAAGGTGACATGGCGGCAGTTCTTAAGCGCGATAGATTTATTACCCAGCCCCTTCATGGCCGAAACTTCCGGTGCCAGTTCGGCCATGACTTCGGCGGACAGGCCACGCATGCTGAGCGGAAACTCACCGGCCTGCTTTTGCCATTGCGATCCCGGCCCTTCGCGGGTCAAACCTTCGCCATTGATCAGGCCTGAGCCGGTAATGGCGATATGCGCCAGCCCCTCGCCCCAGATCAGCGAGTTGTGCCAGTGGGAGTGGCCAAAATCCTGATATAGATCAAATGGATTGGACTCAAACGGATCATATGCGCCGCCGTGGAGTTTCGGGTCGGCGGCGATAATCTCCGCCCCTTCGGACAGGTGCAGGGTGACGTGGCTTTTCAGGCGGATCGAAAAACTTAAATACCGTCCCGCCGGAAATACCACCACCCCGCCGTCAGTGGCTGCGGCCTCAATGGCGGCATTGATCGCGCCGGTATCCAGCGCCACACCGTCGCCAACCGCCCCGAAATCCCTGATATTGAACATGCGCGTCTCCGTTTTGGCCGGATTAGCGCAGCCCCCTTCAAAGGGCAATGCTTAAGCTACGGCACCAATATCGTCGTGCCGGTGGTGGCACGGCTTTCCAGCGCTTGGTGGGCAAGGGCAGCGTCGCTCAACGCAAAGCGCTGATGGATGGGGATGGTGATAATCCCGCGCCCGATCAGGTCGAATAGTTCGCTGGCCGAAGCCAGCAAATCCGCGCGCGTGGCGTTATAGGCAAACAGCGATGGCCGCGTCATGTAGAGCGAACCCTTGGCATTGAGGATGCCGATATCAAACGGCGGAATTGGCCCTGACGATTGCCCGAACGACACAAACAGACCGCGCGGTTTCAGCACATCTAATGATGCCGGAAAGGTATCCGCGCCGACGGAATCATAGACCACATCAAAGCGTCCGCCATTCAGTTCCAAAGCTTTCGGCGCAAAGTCTTCATCGGCATAGTTGATGACGTGATCATAGCCGTGCGCCATCGCCAGATCGACCTTGGCCTGAGACCCGGCTGTACCGATAATGTACGCGCCCAGATGCCGCGCCCACTGCCCGGCGATCAGGCCCACGCCACCGGCGGCGGCATGAAACAACAGGCGGTCACCGGCCTTAACCTCAAACGTCCGGCGCAGCAGATATTGCACCGTCAGGCCTTTCAAGAGGGATGCCGCTGCCACGTCGTCCGGTACAGTATCCGGCAGTGGGATCAGCTTATCGGCAGGCACATTGCGCGCCTCGACATAGGTGCCCGGTCCATCAAGATAGACCACACGGTCGCCGGGTTTAAATCCGTCAACACCTTCGCCTATGGCCTCAATGACACCGGCGGCCTCATTCCCCGGCGAAAACGGCAGGGCGGCCTTATAAAGCCCTGAGCGGAAATAGGTGTCGATATAGTTGACCCCGATCGCCGTGTGGCGCACCCGCACCTCACCGGCTTGTGGCGGGGTGAGGTCAATGTCTTCGGCCACCATGACGTCAGGGCCGCCGGTGTGATGCACGCGGATCGCTAAGACCATCGGATATCTCCTTATTCGTTCAGAGATATATCGGCGTCACGGCTTTCAGTTCAATAGCGGGATGCCGCAGCTTTGCAGAAACCGGGAAGTCTCATCATAAAATGCCGAAGGCCGTGTCGGATCACGATCATCACCGTTCGGCACAAAGATCACCATACCTTGGCGGGCGCGGGTGAGGATGACGCGGTAAGCATTTTTGAGGTATAGCCGCTGATGGCGGTCCTTGACCGACTGCCATTTCGTGCCTTTGAATTTGTTCAGTTGCCAACCGTGGCTATCATGGCGCAGGTCGGCGTCCCAGCACACCCCGGCCCAATCCAGCTCCAGCCCCTGCACGTCAAATTCGGTCGCCACATCTTCCAGGTAATAGGATGACCGCACATCCGCACGATCATTCAGGAACCAGTTGGCCGGGTCAATCTCGGTCTTGATATGCACGCCTTCGGGCTTAAGCCGCAATGCGCCGGATGAAGCGATCAGGCCGAACCGCGCTGTACCCCGCCCCTGTTTACGTAACCATTCGCGGGCGGCGCCCAAATCGCGGGTCAGGTAGATGGGATAATTACCTAACTTGTCAAAGGCCGCCCGTGCCGCCTCGGCATCACCATTTAGGACGTGGGCGACGAAATCCGACAGGGTTTCCGCCCGGAACGACCGCATAGACACCGCCAGATGCAGATCGTCATGCAGGGTCACGGGCTCGGTTTTGATAAAGGCAGCGGCATCGTTATTCAGGTCATAGTCCGGCTGCGTTATCTGCGCCGAAGCATGGACGCGCCAGTGCGGAAAATGATCACGGATCGCCGCTATCCATTCGGATAATCCCGCCTCACCGGTATTGATTTCCTGCCCGCCGCCGATCAGGCACACCACCGCGCACCAGTCGTCATGACGATCCATAACCCGCAGCAAAAACTCAGGTTCGGACATATCAAAATCGGCAACCGCGCGCTTTTGCTGCATGAACTTTGAGGCCTGCGCCCGCGTCCAGGCGCGCTGAGCTTCATCAAAGACCACGATATGATCAGAAGGCGCTTCGTGGCTGCGCAGGTAATGGTCGCGGAAGTGGTGAATATTCTGAATGAAGGCGTGAACATTCCGCGCAATATGGGTTTTGGTGCCGCCCGTTCGGGATTGCTGATCGCGGATCAGGGCCTCGGATAGCACCGCCACCAAAGGCCCGTTGCCGGATAGGAACGTCGCATGAGTGTCACCCTGATCACTGCGTTGGGTGGCGACGTTTAGGCCCGCCAAGGTCTTGCCGGCCCCCGGAACGCCGGTGACAAAACAGATCGATTTTTGCCGGTGAGCGCGGGAGGTTTCCACCACGCGGTTGATGATCTCCTGCGTGCGACCAAGATTGAGCGCCCCCGCGTCATGACGCACAATGTCTGCCACATCATGACGGGCATAGAGCGCGCGGGCGGCTTCGATAATGGTAGGCGTTGGGCGATAGCCGGTGGCAGCCCAGGTATGCGCATCAAACTGTGCGGCCGCCGTGGCGCTGAACATTTTCAGGACATAGCCAAGGTCGGCAGGGCACACGCACAAGGGCTTGGCGACATGGGAACCCGGCAATTCAAACTGGATGAGGCCGGACGCACGCGCTTTGGTGGGCACCAATACCGGCACTATCGCCAGATCATGACTGCCCAAATGGAAGTTTTTCAGATCGAGCGCATAGTCTTCGACCTGCTCTATGGCGTGGCGGTCAAAGGTGTCGGAGCCTACCTTAAACTCGATCACAAACACGCAGTCGCCAATCAGCACCACGCAATCGGCGCGCTTACCCATGCGCGGAATGGCAAACTCGAAATAGAGCGTAAAGGCCGGTTGATCGCTAAGTGCCGCGCGCATCAGGGTGATTTGCTGCGCCCATGCGTCGCGCTGAGTTATCTCCAGCGCAAATGAATGCCCCTGCGCCAAAGCCCCAAGAATATGCTCACCCGTATCGGCAAAAAACCGCGCACGGTCTGCGGTATAATAGGCGCGCATTGCTCCCCCTGAAATCGCGCCCAGGCTGTCATAAAGCGTCAGATTTACAAGAAAAATATCCAAGGAGCGTTTTCAGTATGCACAATTCCAAACAATGGTCTAAATAACCGAAAATGTTAAGCGGGGGAAAGCCATGCGGTATTTTGCGGCACTTGCCACAGTTTTTGCGACCATGGTCACAGCAAACAATCTATGCGCCGAGACATGGCCTTATGACGGCACCGGCAGTCGGTTTAACAAAACCAAGACAGATGAAGAACTAGCACAGTCGGCAAAACTTCTTGCCGAAGAACGAAAGCATTTTGACAGGTTCAAGGTCGCCGCCGAACGCGGCAACGCCAAGGCCATGTACGATTTTGCAACCTTACTGCATCAAGGAGCTACAAACAGACCTCCGGACATCAAATCAGCCTATGACCTATATGAGAAAGCCGCGGAGGCAGGCGAATACCGCGCTAATATTCTGCTTTGCCCGGCATATCTTTTGGGCATTAACCGCCCTGTCAATATCGTCAAAGGCATGAATAGCTATTGTGTTAAATTAAAACCGGACCAACCCGCCCTTTTATTTTCCGGTGCCTATGATTATGAACACGGCCTGTCCGGGCCGAAGGACGAAACTGAGGCCCTGAAGCTTTATATGATCGCGGCTCAGGCGGGTAGCGGTGACGCTATGAACCGGCTTGGCCTACGAGCGCTAAATGAGTTAGGTAAGGATGATGACGCCCGGCAGTGGTTTCGCCGCGCATCTATTGAAGGCTCAATCGATGCTATGTTTAATCTGGCTGAAATGACGGCGGCCGGTCGTGGCGGTTTTAAAGATGAGGCAGAAGCAACCTGGCTTTACGTAAATGCGGCCCGGCGCGGTCACCAGGGCGCTTCGGCATTACTGGCAAATTACGCAGCCCCTCCGGCACCTTTGTCCCGTAGTTCGCTATTATGGCCTTCCACGAAAATGATGCAAACTATTAAGGACAAAAACGGAGAGAAAACTAGGCCTTTCGATCTGGATTTTATTCTAAAATACTACGATAGCGTCATACCTACGACGGCATTAGATTATGAAGCTGAAGGTGTAGCTTCTGTGCACTGTTATATCACAGCGCAACATGTGGTGGATGTATGCCTCACGCGCGAAGAATTTCCAGTGGGGTATAATTATGCCGCCGTCCTTCAAGGCATCTTCGGTGGCAAAATCACGGTTCCCCCAACCGACAATGACGGTTTGCCAACGGCACATACCGTCATAACTTTAAAATACCGTTGGACCTTCAATTAGTCTGCCCATTAACCATTCTTAAGTTTGCGTTACCTAAACTCACCCCATGCAGGATCTGATTCACGCCGCCGATAATGTTGAGCCGTTGCGGGTTTATGGCCGGGTGGCCGTGGTCAATGGCCTGCTGATCGAAGCCAAGGGCGGGCTTAGCTATATGCAGGTCGGCGCGCGCTGTGAGATCACCCGCCGCCATGCCGAGCCCCTGCCCGTCGAAGTCGTCGGCTTTCGCGAAGACCGCGCCCTGATGATGCCGTTTGGGCCCATCGAAGGCATAGCCCCCGGCGCCGAAATCCGCATCCTGTCCGATGGCGGCAAGGTCTATCCGTCGCGCGCCTGGCTGGGGCGGATCGTCGATTCATTCGGTGAGGCCATTGATGGTCTGGGGCCGCTGCCCAAGGGGCAGGTCGGCTATACTTTACGCGCCGCACCTCCGCCCGCCCATACCCGCGCCCGCGTCGGGGAACGGCTGAACCTTGGCGTGCGGGCGATGGATGTGTTTACCACCTGCTGCCGCGGTCAGCGCTTGGGCGTATTTGCCGGTTCCGGCGTCGGCAAATCCGTGCTGCTGTCGATGCTGGCGCGCGAAGCCACATGTGATGCCGTTGTGGTCGGCCTGATCGGTGAACGGGGCCGCGAAGTGCGCGAATTTATCGAAGAAACCCTCGGCCCCGAAGGCTTGCGCCGCGCCATTGTGGTGGTGGCAACCTCCGATGAGCCGGCCCTGAAGCGTCGGCAGGCGGCCTATATGACGCTGGCGCTCAGTGAATATCTGCGCGATCAGGGTTTAGAGGTTCTGTGCCTGATGGATTCGGTTACCCGCTTTGCGATGGCCCAGCGTGAGATTGGCCTTGCCACCGGTGAGCCGCCGACCACCAAGGGCTATACCCCGACCTGCTTTGCCGAATTGCCTAAGCTTTTGGAACGCGCCGGGCCCGGCCCGACCTATCCGGATGGCACCCAGGGCGGGCCGATTACCGGCCTGTTTACCGTGCTGGTGGACGGCGATGATCATAACGAACCGATTGCCGATGCCGTGCGCGGTATTTTGGACGGGCACATCGTCATGAGCCGCAATATTGCCGAACGCGGCCGCTTCCCGGCTATTGATGTGTTGAAATCCATCAGCCGGACCATGCCGGGGTGCCAAACCCTGCCTGAACGTGAGGTGGTGCGTCAGGCGCGGCAGGTGCTTTCCAGCTATACCAACATGGAAGAACTGATCCGGATCGGGGCGTATCGCGCAGGCGCCGACCCCGATGTTGACCGGGCCATTCGGCTTAACCCCGACATTGAAAATTTTTTACGGCAAGACAAGGAAGAATACACGTCTCTTGACAACTCGTTTACATTTCTGGCGCAAATTCTGACTTCGGATCAGGTGGAACCTCCACCGGGTTAAATAAGTAGGGGTTCTACACATGGCTAAGTGGGTCAAAAGCTTAATCCGCATCTCGACCTTTGAGGTGGAGACCCTGCAAAAGACCCTGGCCGAAGTCGTTACCCGCCGCACCCATGTTGAGATGAAAATCGCCACGCTCGACGCCGAATTTGCGTTAGAGGACGTGCGCGCCCGTGAGGATTACAGTCTGTCGATCCATATGCCCGCCTATAAAAAGGGCTGGGACGCGCGCCGGGTTCAGGTGGCCAATGATCTTAACCTCATCACCCATGAAGAACGTGGCATCCGCGATCAACTGACCGAGGCGTTCGAGGAGCTTAAGAAATTCGAGCATGTGTCCGAAGTGACCAAGCTCAATCGTCAGCGTCAGGAACTGGCCCGTGAAAACGCCGCCATGGACGAAGCGGCCCTACGCATGAGCTACAGCCGCGCATGATCTCTCGGCGGGCCGTGCTGACCGGAGCTGTAGCTCTGGCCGGATGCGGCCAGAGCACCGCGTCGCCTCAAGGTGATGCGCCCCTGCCCCCGTTAAAGTCGCTGGCCCCGTTCGATCTGGGTGTCTGCGCCATGACCGCCAGCTTCAAAGACCCGCAGTGGGGGCCATTGGCTGCCACCCATTTCGACCGGATCACGCCGGAATGGGAAATGAAGATGGAATACATTCTTCAGCCCGACGGATCGTTACGGTTCGGTGCCCCTGATGCTGTGGTCGATTTTGCGCACGCCCGCGGCATGAGCGTCTTTGGCCATGTCATTATCTGGTACGCGCAAGACGGCGATTATTTTCAGAAATTGAAGGGCGATAAACGTGCCTTTGGAGAGGCTTACCGCGCCTATGTCCGCGATGTCGCCGCCCATTACCGGAGTAAGGTCATGGGCTGGGATGTGGTCAATGAGCCGATGCTCGATGACGGATCGGGCCTGCGCGATTGCCTGTGGATGCAGATGATGGGCGAGGACTATGTGGCGCAGGCATTGCGATCCGCCCATGCCGCCGCCCCGAACGTGCCGCTGTTTCTCAATGACTATAATCTGGAATATTACCCAAAAAAGCGGGCGGCGTTTCTACGGCTGGCCGAGCGGTTGCTGAAAGCGGGGGTCCCGCTGCACGGGCTGGGCACCCAGACCCATATCGATGCCACTATCGCCCCCGGTATGCTCAAAGCCGCGATCACAGACATCGCCTCATTGGGCTTAAAAGTACACGTGTCCGAAGTCGATATCAGCCTGAAACCCGAAGGCATGGTGATGCCGGGAACGGATTTGCCTGCGGGTCAGATACAGGCGCTGGAGGAGATTACGGACGCCTATTTGCAACTCAAACCCCATCAGCAGTTTGGCATGACGGTGTGGGGGCTGCGCGACAAGGACACCTTCCCCTATCGCAAGGACAGCAGCGATAAGCCTGTTTTGTTTGATAGTTCAGGCTTTGCCAAGCCTCTGGCCCACGCCTTTGCGGGCCGGTTTAGCGCCTAATTTTCTTTGGCCGGACGGACATTGGTAAAGGGCGAATCCATCACATCCTTGGGGTCGCCCATATCGATCGGGGCCTGCGGGTCAAGGGTCGGGCGCGGCTCAGGCGCTGGCGCGACAGGTGCTTGTCGGCTGGCGGTTTCGGCCTCTTTACGCAGGAAACGCAGATCGTCAGCAATGCGGAAAATAGCGACATAGAATTCGCAGAACGACCGCCAGAGTAGTATGCCTGCGAACACAAACAGCAATCCGCCAATCAGAAACGGCACCGCCAGAAACCAGCCCCACGGCGCTTCTTCGCGCATGGCGATGCCAACCGTGGCACCGAGCACACCAAAGGCCGACAGCAGCAACAGCGACAGTCCGGCCCAATAGATCAGGTGAATGACCGGCCGCGTAATCAGGCGGTCAAAGGTAATCAGGTCAAAGAAAATATCGCCCGGAGAGGTCGAACCGAACACCTGCTTGATCAGACGCTTCATAAGCTGGCCACCCTTTAACCCGTCATGGGTTTGTCATTAAGGCGTTAGAAATGATTTTAACCCCGATTGTCAAGCTCTGAGCTTGGTTCGCAGTGCCGCTAAAACGCAGACCGCACCGGAATGAGAGGTATCATTTACCCGCAGCCCTGACGCGATTTTTTGCATTGCAAAATCACCGGTTTAACTCCACTATCGTGTCATTCAGCGGGGGGCCGGATGATGTCATTAACTGCCTGGATCAATCGGCTGGATTACAAATCCGCCCCCGTCATGTGGGCGGTGTTGGGCGCCATTATTCTGAGCGCACTGATTTTGCGGCTATATCTTTCCGATATATCCTTATGGGTGGACGAAAGCGCTTCGGTATCGTTTGCGCGCGCGCCGGTTCAGTTATTGTGGTCAGACTGGATGGCCCGCGAAACCAATCCGCCGCTCTATTACACGTTCCTAAAAGTATGGATGGCGCTGTTTGGGGACAGCGATCTGGCGCTGCGAAGCCTGTCGATTATCGCCGGATGCACCAGCATATTCATAGCCTTCCTGATCGCCCGCGACATAGGCGGTCCGTTAGCGGGCCTGTTGGCGGCACTGCTTTTGGCCATATCGTTTCAGAACATATTCTACAGCCTTCAGGTGCGCGGCTATATTTTCACGCAAACCTTTGCGCTGGCCGCCCTTTATGCCGTTTTACGAATCATGAGACCGGATGAGCCACAACTTTTGAGGCGATGGGCCTTGGGTGTTTATGTCGTCAGCGTCAGCGCCGCGGCCTATTGCCACACAACCTTGATCATCCTGCCGGTCCTGATCAATCTGTTTCTCATCCCCTGGGCGGTGAAACAATGGTCCACCAACCGGATCGTGGTGATTGAATGGGCGCTGGCGCAAGCCATCGTGCTGATCCTGTGGAGTTGGTGGGGCGGCATAACCTTGCAACAGATGAACCATGCCGCGACCATCAACTGGATACCGCAGCTTAACCTGTCCGAAGCCGTAGGCATGATCCGGAAAGTCTATGCGCCCAATTTCCAGTCGGTGGCGCCGGGCGGAAAATTCTGGGCCGCAGTGCTAATCGGTCTGGCCGTCTATATGGCGGTCAAATATCGCGCCCGCCCGGCATTGATCCTGCCGCTGGTGGGGCTGGCCGTGCCGATCCTGATATTTTTGCTGAACCTGAAAACCCCCATCATGCTGCCGCGCACGCTGTACTGGGGGACCGGCCCGTTCATCGCC
Protein-coding regions in this window:
- a CDS encoding quinone oxidoreductase, which gives rise to MVLAIRVHHTGGPDVMVAEDIDLTPPQAGEVRVRHTAIGVNYIDTYFRSGLYKAALPFSPGNEAAGVIEAIGEGVDGFKPGDRVVYLDGPGTYVEARNVPADKLIPLPDTVPDDVAAASLLKGLTVQYLLRRTFEVKAGDRLLFHAAAGGVGLIAGQWARHLGAYIIGTAGSQAKVDLAMAHGYDHVINYADEDFAPKALELNGGRFDVVYDSVGADTFPASLDVLKPRGLFVSFGQSSGPIPPFDIGILNAKGSLYMTRPSLFAYNATRADLLASASELFDLIGRGIITIPIHQRFALSDAALAHQALESRATTGTTILVP
- a CDS encoding DUF2075 domain-containing protein; this translates as MRAYYTADRARFFADTGEHILGALAQGHSFALEITQRDAWAQQITLMRAALSDQPAFTLYFEFAIPRMGKRADCVVLIGDCVFVIEFKVGSDTFDRHAIEQVEDYALDLKNFHLGSHDLAIVPVLVPTKARASGLIQFELPGSHVAKPLCVCPADLGYVLKMFSATAAAQFDAHTWAATGYRPTPTIIEAARALYARHDVADIVRHDAGALNLGRTQEIINRVVETSRAHRQKSICFVTGVPGAGKTLAGLNVATQRSDQGDTHATFLSGNGPLVAVLSEALIRDQQSRTGGTKTHIARNVHAFIQNIHHFRDHYLRSHEAPSDHIVVFDEAQRAWTRAQASKFMQQKRAVADFDMSEPEFLLRVMDRHDDWCAVVCLIGGGQEINTGEAGLSEWIAAIRDHFPHWRVHASAQITQPDYDLNNDAAAFIKTEPVTLHDDLHLAVSMRSFRAETLSDFVAHVLNGDAEAARAAFDKLGNYPIYLTRDLGAAREWLRKQGRGTARFGLIASSGALRLKPEGVHIKTEIDPANWFLNDRADVRSSYYLEDVATEFDVQGLELDWAGVCWDADLRHDSHGWQLNKFKGTKWQSVKDRHQRLYLKNAYRVILTRARQGMVIFVPNGDDRDPTRPSAFYDETSRFLQSCGIPLLN
- a CDS encoding tetratricopeptide repeat protein; the protein is MRYFAALATVFATMVTANNLCAETWPYDGTGSRFNKTKTDEELAQSAKLLAEERKHFDRFKVAAERGNAKAMYDFATLLHQGATNRPPDIKSAYDLYEKAAEAGEYRANILLCPAYLLGINRPVNIVKGMNSYCVKLKPDQPALLFSGAYDYEHGLSGPKDETEALKLYMIAAQAGSGDAMNRLGLRALNELGKDDDARQWFRRASIEGSIDAMFNLAEMTAAGRGGFKDEAEATWLYVNAARRGHQGASALLANYAAPPAPLSRSSLLWPSTKMMQTIKDKNGEKTRPFDLDFILKYYDSVIPTTALDYEAEGVASVHCYITAQHVVDVCLTREEFPVGYNYAAVLQGIFGGKITVPPTDNDGLPTAHTVITLKYRWTFN
- the fliI gene encoding flagellar protein export ATPase FliI; translated protein: MQDLIHAADNVEPLRVYGRVAVVNGLLIEAKGGLSYMQVGARCEITRRHAEPLPVEVVGFREDRALMMPFGPIEGIAPGAEIRILSDGGKVYPSRAWLGRIVDSFGEAIDGLGPLPKGQVGYTLRAAPPPAHTRARVGERLNLGVRAMDVFTTCCRGQRLGVFAGSGVGKSVLLSMLAREATCDAVVVGLIGERGREVREFIEETLGPEGLRRAIVVVATSDEPALKRRQAAYMTLALSEYLRDQGLEVLCLMDSVTRFAMAQREIGLATGEPPTTKGYTPTCFAELPKLLERAGPGPTYPDGTQGGPITGLFTVLVDGDDHNEPIADAVRGILDGHIVMSRNIAERGRFPAIDVLKSISRTMPGCQTLPEREVVRQARQVLSSYTNMEELIRIGAYRAGADPDVDRAIRLNPDIENFLRQDKEEYTSLDNSFTFLAQILTSDQVEPPPG
- a CDS encoding flagellar FliJ family protein: MAKWVKSLIRISTFEVETLQKTLAEVVTRRTHVEMKIATLDAEFALEDVRAREDYSLSIHMPAYKKGWDARRVQVANDLNLITHEERGIRDQLTEAFEELKKFEHVSEVTKLNRQRQELARENAAMDEAALRMSYSRA
- a CDS encoding endo-1,4-beta-xylanase, with product MISRRAVLTGAVALAGCGQSTASPQGDAPLPPLKSLAPFDLGVCAMTASFKDPQWGPLAATHFDRITPEWEMKMEYILQPDGSLRFGAPDAVVDFAHARGMSVFGHVIIWYAQDGDYFQKLKGDKRAFGEAYRAYVRDVAAHYRSKVMGWDVVNEPMLDDGSGLRDCLWMQMMGEDYVAQALRSAHAAAPNVPLFLNDYNLEYYPKKRAAFLRLAERLLKAGVPLHGLGTQTHIDATIAPGMLKAAITDIASLGLKVHVSEVDISLKPEGMVMPGTDLPAGQIQALEEITDAYLQLKPHQQFGMTVWGLRDKDTFPYRKDSSDKPVLFDSSGFAKPLAHAFAGRFSA
- a CDS encoding DUF4282 domain-containing protein encodes the protein MKRLIKQVFGSTSPGDIFFDLITFDRLITRPVIHLIYWAGLSLLLLSAFGVLGATVGIAMREEAPWGWFLAVPFLIGGLLFVFAGILLWRSFCEFYVAIFRIADDLRFLRKEAETASRQAPVAPAPEPRPTLDPQAPIDMGDPKDVMDSPFTNVRPAKEN
- a CDS encoding glycosyltransferase family 39 protein, with protein sequence MMSLTAWINRLDYKSAPVMWAVLGAIILSALILRLYLSDISLWVDESASVSFARAPVQLLWSDWMARETNPPLYYTFLKVWMALFGDSDLALRSLSIIAGCTSIFIAFLIARDIGGPLAGLLAALLLAISFQNIFYSLQVRGYIFTQTFALAALYAVLRIMRPDEPQLLRRWALGVYVVSVSAAAYCHTTLIILPVLINLFLIPWAVKQWSTNRIVVIEWALAQAIVLILWSWWGGITLQQMNHAATINWIPQLNLSEAVGMIRKVYAPNFQSVAPGGKFWAAVLIGLAVYMAVKYRARPALILPLVGLAVPILIFLLNLKTPIMLPRTLYWGTGPFIAAVAIGICALPDHRAAIAAAILAITTTGLETVSQRHQYQMEPWQHITETLSQRNPTAVVLTSYELQGHLMQRYCAEINCRLTILVPRTDPGTTSYLPLHNQVNLAQVPALLSKYGTLYVISRRSKNLNGLLTPHGTSRPVAIDGLPEIMAVTEWKATK